A single genomic interval of bacterium harbors:
- the gatE gene encoding Glu-tRNA(Gln) amidotransferase subunit GatE — translation MDAWHKKLTEGVDFDDKEFYSALGFKCGLEIHQQLNTKKKLFCHCPVGYRNDEPDAVILRHMRPTLSEMGTYDGTALMEFKTKKQVIYQLYRDNVCTYEMDDTPPFPINQEALDYAIEIALMLNCQLVDEVHITRKQYLDGSIPTGFQRTAIIGVNGWIPYRGRKVRIQQLALEEDACREVEDKGHTIIFRTDRLSTPLIEIVTKPDMFTPHEAAEVDELLGRLLRASGRVRRGIGSARQDVNVSIAGSDRVEIKGVPRTPDIRALTHYEALRHKALLELKEKLAEKGITAESFSAREVDVTSLMTNSTSERLSARVKRGNVVKAVVLEGWDELLRHKTQPGLTFANEIAGRVRVIACLDEMPNMFILDEKGEGIGLEEEVRLRKAIKASSNDAVVLVWGTVEDAKTAADEVIARAKEATEFVPQETRQHMPDACRTDFERILPGPDRMYPDTDSPPIALARERVERIAKDMAPRPWEREERYQNMDIPQHLAKELAIDTRARLFDRLVDKIQIEPGFLAEVLISWRREITRDMLEVGLNPPYVSDENLERFLTLVSERNTPRYGVYVAFERLLYGEFQEPPSPLNEEELEVLCKKVKNDFTDIAFKTRDLKLDFLTGEAIKQSAGKAEPEKARKLLEII, via the coding sequence ATGGATGCGTGGCATAAGAAATTGACCGAGGGCGTGGATTTCGACGACAAGGAGTTCTATTCAGCACTTGGTTTCAAGTGCGGACTCGAGATTCACCAGCAGTTGAACACCAAAAAGAAGCTCTTCTGCCACTGCCCGGTGGGATACAGAAACGATGAGCCGGATGCCGTTATCTTAAGACACATGCGGCCCACGCTCTCGGAGATGGGAACATACGACGGCACCGCGCTCATGGAGTTCAAGACGAAAAAACAGGTCATATACCAGCTCTACAGGGACAACGTCTGCACCTACGAGATGGACGACACCCCGCCCTTCCCCATAAACCAGGAAGCTCTGGATTATGCGATAGAGATAGCGCTCATGCTGAACTGCCAGCTTGTGGACGAGGTGCACATCACGCGCAAGCAGTATCTGGACGGTTCGATTCCCACAGGCTTCCAGCGCACAGCCATAATCGGCGTCAACGGCTGGATACCGTACAGGGGAAGAAAAGTGAGGATCCAGCAGCTGGCGCTTGAGGAGGACGCATGCAGGGAGGTGGAGGACAAAGGCCATACGATAATATTCAGAACGGACCGCCTCTCGACGCCCTTGATTGAGATTGTTACAAAACCGGACATGTTCACCCCGCACGAGGCGGCGGAGGTAGACGAACTTCTGGGCAGACTGCTGAGAGCGTCCGGGAGGGTGAGAAGGGGCATCGGCTCCGCGCGCCAGGACGTCAACGTATCGATTGCAGGTTCAGACAGGGTCGAGATAAAGGGTGTCCCGAGAACGCCTGACATTCGGGCGCTCACCCACTACGAAGCCTTGCGGCATAAGGCGCTCCTCGAACTCAAGGAAAAGCTGGCCGAGAAGGGGATTACTGCGGAGAGTTTCAGCGCGAGGGAGGTTGACGTTACGAGTCTTATGACGAATTCTACCTCGGAGAGACTTTCGGCAAGGGTCAAGCGGGGAAATGTTGTGAAAGCGGTAGTACTCGAGGGCTGGGACGAACTCCTGAGACACAAGACACAGCCTGGGCTGACTTTTGCTAACGAGATTGCGGGGCGCGTGCGTGTGATAGCATGCCTAGATGAGATGCCTAACATGTTCATCCTAGACGAGAAGGGCGAGGGGATTGGTCTTGAGGAGGAGGTTCGGCTGCGCAAGGCCATTAAGGCTTCTTCAAACGATGCGGTCGTGCTCGTCTGGGGAACCGTTGAGGATGCAAAGACCGCCGCAGATGAGGTAATCGCAAGGGCGAAGGAAGCTACCGAGTTCGTACCGCAGGAAACGCGCCAGCACATGCCTGATGCCTGCCGTACCGACTTTGAACGCATTCTTCCAGGTCCGGACAGGATGTACCCTGATACGGACTCTCCGCCGATAGCGCTTGCCAGAGAAAGAGTGGAGAGGATAGCCAAGGATATGGCGCCCCGTCCGTGGGAACGCGAGGAACGCTACCAGAACATGGACATCCCTCAACATCTTGCAAAAGAGTTGGCGATAGATACAAGAGCAAGGCTCTTCGACAGGCTGGTGGACAAAATCCAGATTGAACCGGGATTCCTCGCCGAGGTTTTGATTTCATGGAGGCGCGAAATAACAAGGGACATGTTAGAGGTAGGGCTCAATCCGCCATATGTGTCGGACGAAAATCTTGAGCGTTTTCTTACTCTCGTCTCGGAACGCAACACCCCGCGATACGGCGTCTACGTGGCTTTCGAGAGGCTTTTATACGGCGAATTTCAGGAACCGCCTTCTCCTCTTAACGAAGAGGAGCTCGAGGTTTTGTGCAAAAAAGTCAAAAACGATTTCACGGATATTGCATTCAAGACTCGAGATT
- the gatD gene encoding Glu-tRNA(Gln) amidotransferase subunit GatD, translating into MNETDQLKGYRGRAREVLSSMGARVWADVEIETDKGIFEGIILPRSEQADDQHMVLKLDTGYNVGLAVDRIKRVTEKGFREAHYKIPEKEFPFDPAKPNVTLLGTGGTIASRLDYRTGAVIPAFTPGELYGAVPELADICNLKTKKLFGVFSENMGPEQYITTAKAIGREIEAGAAGIVIGHGTDTMHHTAAALTFMVQDSPVPIIMVGSQRSSDRPSSDAAFNLRCACNTAARGPIAEVMVCMFGPTSDSYNLLHRGTRVRKMHSSYRSTFRTLSDIPVATCTPDEVKPLRKDFKPRRDDRNVKVDAVFDDRVAIVYYYPAMKPDIIESLIDNGYKGIVIAGTGLGHVNKPLYEPLRKACKQGISVVMTVQTLWGYVQMFVYDTGRDLMELGVVPCLNMLPEVAYIKLGWVLAHTHERQEVAQMMNTPVNGEITEREPHDGYLIFQGGLPEIEEFLKRGLR; encoded by the coding sequence ATGAACGAAACTGACCAACTTAAAGGCTACCGCGGACGCGCGCGCGAGGTTCTTTCGAGTATGGGGGCGCGGGTATGGGCGGACGTCGAGATTGAGACCGACAAGGGGATTTTTGAAGGCATCATACTTCCACGCTCCGAACAGGCCGACGACCAGCACATGGTTTTGAAACTGGATACCGGATACAATGTAGGCCTGGCAGTTGACAGGATAAAGAGGGTAACCGAGAAGGGGTTCCGCGAGGCGCACTACAAGATTCCGGAAAAGGAGTTCCCGTTCGATCCCGCAAAGCCTAACGTTACGCTCCTGGGGACTGGGGGGACTATTGCCTCGAGGTTGGACTACCGGACGGGTGCCGTTATTCCGGCGTTTACCCCGGGCGAGCTTTACGGCGCGGTGCCAGAGCTAGCCGATATCTGCAATTTGAAGACGAAGAAGCTCTTCGGGGTATTTAGTGAGAACATGGGACCAGAGCAGTACATCACTACGGCAAAGGCCATAGGAAGAGAGATAGAGGCAGGGGCAGCGGGAATAGTGATAGGCCACGGAACCGACACCATGCACCACACGGCGGCGGCATTGACCTTCATGGTTCAGGACTCGCCCGTGCCGATAATCATGGTAGGCTCCCAGCGTTCGTCGGATAGACCGTCCTCGGACGCGGCGTTTAATTTGAGGTGCGCCTGCAACACGGCGGCAAGAGGACCGATAGCGGAGGTGATGGTCTGCATGTTCGGGCCAACTTCGGATTCGTACAATCTCTTGCACAGGGGTACGAGGGTCCGCAAGATGCACTCTTCCTACCGCTCGACGTTTCGCACGCTTTCGGATATACCTGTAGCGACCTGCACGCCGGACGAGGTGAAGCCGTTACGCAAGGATTTCAAGCCCAGAAGAGACGACCGCAATGTGAAGGTGGATGCGGTGTTCGACGACCGCGTGGCTATAGTCTACTACTACCCCGCGATGAAGCCGGACATCATAGAATCATTGATAGACAACGGCTATAAGGGCATCGTTATAGCAGGCACCGGCCTCGGACACGTCAACAAGCCGCTCTACGAACCGCTTCGCAAGGCCTGCAAGCAGGGCATCTCGGTGGTCATGACCGTTCAGACCTTGTGGGGCTATGTTCAGATGTTCGTCTACGACACGGGAAGAGATTTGATGGAACTGGGCGTCGTGCCTTGTTTGAACATGCTGCCCGAGGTCGCCTACATAAAGCTCGGTTGGGTGCTCGCGCACACGCACGAAAGACAGGAGGTGGCGCAGATGATGAACACGCCGGTCAACGGCGAGATAACGGAGCGCGAGCCTCACGACGGGTATTTAATCTTCCAGGGCGGGCTTCCAGAAATCGAGGAGTTCTTGAAAAGAGGTCTAAGGTAA
- the glmS gene encoding glutamine--fructose-6-phosphate transaminase (isomerizing), producing the protein MCGFFAISFNKERADLGQILYRAGTRLAYRGYDTAGVATISESGQLDLRKDAGEVEELNEILGFSHMTGQRGIIQLRWATFGFPNKENSQPHHDCKRFIVGAHNGNIINTRNLREELSSAGHNLAGENDGEVILHLLESPFYETKNLRQAAREASSRIKGAYAYVATTLDGDGFVSVKSGSSLFFGIGEGFRCVSSDLIAILDLTRNVMQLQDGELIHFTSDNHAVYDLHNVDIPLNRESEILTLTPEEVSKGDFPHFMLKEIHEIPSKAQEVIRYLPKAEHTSTVVEKITSARRVFFVGAGSSHFAGLLGSFYFGRLAKIPVTASFGSEFLEKYPDCVGEKDVVLLISQSGETKDIKNVLDVIENRTQVISLVNNIGSTLAMRSTYVVPIASDLEIAVPATKTYVNQVIALLYLALRAAQLKGGNGLSAREFLTLPGLLQRVLQNESKVASFADELSLWPDAYYLGYGMSYPVVMEGALKMKEITYLHVEGMYSGEFKHGPISRLEEGYPVLFVASAPEKYYILSHVNEVRTRKGRVLTIGPSDPELEADSDLYFQLPDASPVLMPILATVPLYMIAYRTAVGKGCNPDRPRNISKTITVD; encoded by the coding sequence ATGTGTGGATTCTTTGCAATCTCCTTTAATAAAGAGCGCGCGGATCTTGGTCAGATTCTATATCGAGCAGGTACGCGTCTTGCATATCGCGGCTACGATACAGCCGGTGTCGCTACAATCTCTGAGAGCGGTCAGCTTGACCTTCGTAAGGACGCAGGCGAGGTCGAAGAGCTGAACGAGATTCTTGGATTCTCGCATATGACCGGCCAGCGCGGCATCATTCAGCTGCGCTGGGCTACATTCGGCTTTCCCAATAAGGAAAATTCCCAGCCCCATCACGACTGTAAACGCTTCATAGTCGGAGCGCACAACGGCAACATAATAAATACCAGGAACTTGCGCGAGGAGTTATCTTCCGCCGGTCACAATCTTGCAGGCGAAAACGACGGCGAAGTAATCCTTCACCTTCTTGAGTCTCCGTTCTATGAAACGAAAAACCTGAGACAGGCGGCACGCGAGGCGTCTTCGAGAATAAAAGGAGCCTATGCCTACGTCGCCACGACGCTCGACGGCGACGGGTTCGTCTCAGTAAAAAGCGGTTCATCCCTTTTCTTCGGCATAGGCGAAGGCTTCCGCTGCGTTTCGAGCGACCTCATTGCAATTCTCGACCTCACGCGCAACGTCATGCAGCTTCAAGATGGGGAGCTTATTCATTTTACATCCGACAATCACGCCGTTTACGATCTTCACAACGTGGATATCCCTCTAAACAGGGAAAGCGAAATACTGACCCTTACTCCGGAGGAGGTTTCGAAGGGTGACTTTCCGCACTTCATGCTTAAGGAGATTCACGAGATTCCATCCAAGGCGCAGGAAGTCATTCGGTATCTTCCCAAGGCTGAGCACACATCCACTGTAGTAGAAAAAATTACAAGCGCCAGACGCGTTTTCTTTGTGGGCGCGGGCTCTTCTCATTTCGCTGGACTACTTGGTTCATTTTACTTCGGTCGGCTTGCCAAGATACCTGTGACCGCGTCTTTCGGATCGGAGTTTCTCGAAAAATACCCGGATTGCGTGGGTGAAAAGGACGTCGTTCTTTTGATCTCCCAAAGCGGGGAAACGAAAGATATTAAAAATGTACTTGATGTAATCGAGAATCGAACGCAGGTTATCTCTCTCGTTAACAACATAGGCTCCACACTTGCCATGCGTTCAACATATGTCGTCCCGATTGCTTCCGATCTGGAGATAGCGGTTCCGGCAACTAAGACTTACGTGAACCAGGTCATAGCGCTTCTCTATCTTGCTCTAAGAGCGGCACAGCTTAAGGGCGGGAACGGGCTTTCCGCGAGGGAGTTTCTTACGCTTCCAGGTCTTTTGCAGAGGGTTCTTCAAAACGAGAGCAAGGTCGCATCGTTCGCGGACGAATTATCCTTGTGGCCTGATGCATACTATCTCGGATACGGGATGAGCTATCCTGTCGTGATGGAAGGAGCGTTGAAGATGAAGGAGATAACATACCTTCACGTAGAGGGTATGTACTCAGGAGAGTTCAAGCACGGACCTATCTCCAGGCTTGAAGAAGGCTATCCAGTGCTTTTCGTGGCTTCAGCTCCTGAAAAATACTACATACTTTCTCACGTGAATGAAGTCAGAACGCGCAAGGGGAGGGTCTTAACAATTGGTCCAAGCGATCCGGAACTCGAAGCAGACAGCGATTTGTACTTTCAGCTTCCGGACGCGAGCCCTGTACTTATGCCCATACTTGCCACGGTACCTTTGTATATGATTGCCTATAGAACCGCCGTCGGAAAGGGCTGCAATCCTGACAGACCGCGTAATATCTCCAAGACGATTACGGTCGATTAA
- a CDS encoding BamA/TamA family outer membrane protein gives MWSRRIRVMVCIVGIALPLFGQYYYEKNKIQREVTPTYTYETEHFSVYVEEGGEQLAHFSGDILEEAYKSHSADFGFGLEVKIPVIIYKSQPDFASTNIILEPIEEAVGGFSETFKNRIVVPFSGSYSELRQVLQHELAHIFQFELYYSLTLSNLFAIIPGFTPPLWIMEGSAEFSSSHGGDEEDAFMRDLLLNNNIIPLEELEYWGGYLVYRQGESVFLFIEDRYGRKKVFELLNELQIRRGMDAAFEKVFGMNVKDLGKEWMNWLRMRYWPEVARLDKRGIQARLLTDHAKDFSYYNGSVAISSTGAKIAYASSKDDYITINVISGFDGKPLKKLLRAGQSATFERLPLLRRNMAWSPDESNLAVIGFSKEKPVLLMIDYSDAKVKKRFKLKVDDAHSPVVSSDGSQVVFVGINEGESDLYSVNLTSGKVDRLTFDAYEEKDPSFSGDTVIFISDRPDRDSVWTIGSYSLFELSPSGRIKRISPRYANLSSPHVVNGDLFFVGAGFQLYRIAAGDSTSVKLTDWFDKIEEFSPAASGKAAFLLYNNSGWDVAVLNGTIGGLEPVKDTFKVEDQQDHALMAYSNEDITTEDLTPYKPRFSADYIYGTGAYSSLYGAQGSFSLGISDMLGDHRIYVDAELYGDILYSDIAVTYWNFKRRIDWAFGGYQLADFYMYWVSNTTFDYIKSARRGASALVSFPFNKFFRLETGLDGMAVTNHEYYGCYYDSLGQLYCQYDTTYTYPLFQGTGALVFDNALWKYSTPMRGLRLRLEGYTSFLSPKIFQTTFADLRGYLAVTPKASFALRTVAGASFGDDHEWFGLGGPYDVRGYNPYLPSVGSKVLFSNLELRVPFVDLLKLSFPLPLRLSDLRGVVFTDAGFAWDEEPPVLWDSNGRLVDLKASFGAGLRYLLGYWMLKLDFARPYQKEDPALTGWDVWRVHFRIGADF, from the coding sequence ATGTGGTCTAGACGAATACGGGTTATGGTTTGTATTGTGGGGATTGCTCTTCCGCTCTTTGGGCAGTATTACTACGAGAAAAACAAGATTCAGCGTGAGGTAACCCCTACTTATACCTATGAAACAGAGCATTTTTCCGTCTATGTAGAAGAGGGCGGAGAACAACTTGCGCATTTTTCAGGAGATATACTTGAAGAAGCCTACAAAAGCCATTCTGCGGATTTCGGGTTCGGCCTTGAAGTCAAAATCCCTGTTATCATTTACAAATCCCAGCCCGACTTTGCATCTACAAATATAATCCTTGAACCTATTGAGGAGGCTGTCGGCGGTTTCTCGGAAACGTTCAAGAATCGCATTGTTGTTCCTTTCTCTGGTTCGTATTCCGAACTCAGGCAAGTTCTTCAGCACGAGCTTGCTCATATTTTTCAGTTCGAGCTGTATTACTCCCTGACGCTCTCGAATCTTTTCGCCATAATACCCGGATTTACTCCGCCTTTATGGATTATGGAAGGTTCAGCCGAGTTTAGTTCATCTCACGGCGGCGATGAAGAGGACGCATTCATGAGAGATCTACTGCTTAACAACAACATAATACCCCTCGAGGAACTCGAATACTGGGGAGGGTATCTTGTTTACAGGCAGGGTGAGTCTGTCTTTCTTTTCATTGAGGACCGTTACGGTCGCAAGAAGGTTTTCGAGCTTCTTAACGAGCTTCAGATAAGACGTGGGATGGATGCGGCTTTCGAGAAGGTCTTTGGAATGAACGTTAAGGATTTAGGCAAAGAGTGGATGAATTGGCTGAGAATGCGCTACTGGCCTGAGGTTGCGAGGCTGGATAAGAGAGGAATCCAGGCAAGGCTTTTGACCGATCACGCGAAGGATTTTTCCTACTACAATGGAAGCGTCGCTATCTCATCGACAGGTGCGAAAATAGCTTATGCGTCGAGTAAGGATGACTATATTACTATAAACGTCATCAGCGGGTTTGACGGAAAGCCCTTGAAGAAACTCCTCAGGGCAGGACAGTCGGCCACGTTCGAACGCCTCCCTCTGCTTCGAAGAAATATGGCATGGTCACCGGATGAATCAAATCTGGCCGTAATCGGTTTTTCAAAGGAGAAGCCTGTACTTTTGATGATTGATTATTCAGACGCCAAGGTAAAGAAGCGCTTTAAACTGAAGGTTGACGATGCTCATTCACCCGTTGTTTCATCGGACGGCAGCCAGGTCGTTTTTGTGGGCATAAATGAAGGTGAAAGCGATCTCTACTCAGTCAATCTTACTTCGGGAAAAGTCGACCGTCTAACCTTCGATGCATATGAAGAAAAGGACCCTTCCTTTTCAGGCGATACCGTGATTTTCATCTCCGACAGGCCGGACAGGGACAGTGTCTGGACAATCGGAAGCTACTCCTTATTTGAGCTGTCGCCGTCAGGCAGGATTAAAAGGATATCCCCAAGATACGCTAATCTCTCCTCTCCCCATGTCGTTAACGGAGATTTATTCTTTGTAGGAGCAGGTTTCCAGCTTTACAGAATCGCGGCAGGCGATTCCACATCGGTCAAGCTTACCGACTGGTTCGACAAGATAGAGGAATTTTCTCCTGCGGCTTCGGGTAAAGCCGCATTTCTTCTGTACAACAATTCAGGATGGGACGTTGCGGTCCTCAACGGCACTATAGGAGGGCTTGAACCAGTTAAGGATACTTTCAAGGTAGAGGATCAGCAAGATCATGCCTTGATGGCTTATTCTAACGAAGATATTACTACGGAAGATCTTACACCCTACAAACCAAGATTTTCTGCCGACTACATCTACGGTACAGGCGCATACTCCTCTCTGTACGGCGCTCAGGGAAGCTTCAGCCTGGGGATAAGCGATATGCTTGGCGATCACAGGATATATGTAGATGCCGAACTTTACGGAGACATTCTCTATTCGGATATTGCCGTTACTTACTGGAACTTCAAGAGAAGAATAGACTGGGCTTTCGGCGGGTATCAGCTCGCCGATTTCTACATGTACTGGGTATCGAATACCACGTTCGACTATATCAAGAGCGCAAGAAGAGGGGCAAGCGCATTGGTATCCTTCCCTTTCAATAAGTTTTTCAGGCTGGAAACAGGGCTTGACGGAATGGCGGTAACCAATCATGAATACTACGGATGCTATTACGACAGCCTAGGCCAGTTATACTGTCAATACGATACAACATACACATATCCGCTGTTCCAAGGGACTGGCGCACTTGTATTCGACAATGCGCTCTGGAAATATTCCACACCGATGAGGGGCTTGAGACTGCGGCTCGAGGGTTATACTTCTTTTCTTTCTCCAAAGATATTTCAGACGACCTTCGCCGACCTGAGGGGGTACCTGGCTGTCACTCCAAAGGCATCTTTTGCGCTCAGGACGGTTGCAGGAGCAAGCTTCGGCGATGATCACGAATGGTTCGGACTCGGCGGTCCCTACGATGTCAGGGGATACAATCCATACCTGCCTTCAGTGGGTTCCAAGGTTCTCTTCTCCAACCTGGAACTTAGAGTTCCTTTTGTTGATTTGCTGAAATTGTCATTCCCGCTTCCTTTGAGGTTGAGCGACTTAAGGGGAGTAGTGTTCACGGATGCAGGCTTTGCGTGGGATGAGGAACCGCCCGTTCTCTGGGATTCGAATGGACGCCTGGTTGATCTTAAGGCGAGTTTTGGCGCAGGCCTAAGATATCTTCTTGGCTACTGGATGCTTAAGCTCGATTTTGCAAGGCCTTACCAAAAAGAGGACCCCGCTCTTACGGGCTGGGATGTCTGGCGCGTACACTTCAGGATAGGAGCTGATTTTTGA